In one Aeromicrobium erythreum genomic region, the following are encoded:
- a CDS encoding LppX_LprAFG lipoprotein: MNLRLKKTTAALALVLAAGTTLAACGGDDSSQAKGDSSSVGEKASTTLTKDNFFTEVSQAQQDAKTSHVEMDFGVSGQEIKASGDVAVAKDVADTKMAMKMSAGAQGDIEMRLVDGVFYMNMGPMTQNKFAKIDLNDTSNPIGKQFSGLLDSVDPSKQIEQLQGSITSFEQKGAAKQIDGVEAKPYVVGVDSQKIVSQLGAAGAGASSQLPKEIVYTMWIGPDNLPRRITLDLAGTAMTMDYSKWGEDVSIEAPAQDQISDVDLGQMGAGSL, from the coding sequence ATGAACCTTCGCCTCAAGAAGACCACCGCGGCGCTGGCCCTCGTGCTGGCCGCCGGCACCACCCTCGCCGCGTGCGGCGGTGACGACTCCTCCCAGGCGAAGGGCGACTCGTCCTCCGTCGGCGAGAAGGCGTCGACCACGCTCACGAAGGACAACTTCTTCACCGAGGTCTCCCAGGCCCAGCAGGACGCCAAGACCAGCCACGTCGAGATGGACTTCGGCGTCAGCGGCCAGGAGATCAAGGCCAGCGGCGACGTCGCGGTCGCGAAGGACGTCGCCGACACGAAGATGGCGATGAAGATGTCCGCCGGCGCGCAGGGCGACATCGAGATGCGTCTCGTCGACGGCGTGTTCTACATGAACATGGGCCCGATGACGCAGAACAAGTTCGCGAAGATCGACCTCAACGACACGAGCAACCCGATCGGCAAGCAGTTCAGCGGCCTGCTGGACAGCGTCGACCCCTCCAAGCAGATCGAGCAGCTGCAGGGCTCGATCACGAGCTTCGAGCAGAAGGGCGCGGCCAAGCAGATCGACGGCGTCGAGGCCAAGCCGTACGTCGTCGGCGTCGACTCCCAGAAGATCGTCTCCCAGCTGGGCGCGGCCGGCGCGGGCGCGTCGTCGCAGCTGCCGAAGGAGATCGTCTACACGATGTGGATCGGCCCCGACAACCTCCCGCGTCGCATCACGCTGGACCTCGCGGGCACGGCGATGACGATGGACTACAGCAAGTGGGGCGAGGACGTCTCCATCGAGGCGCCCGCCCAGGACCAGATCTCCGACGTCGACCTCGGCCAGATGGGCGCAGGCTCCCTGTAG
- the rplJ gene encoding 50S ribosomal protein L10 produces the protein MANAEKVAAVAELAQSLRESDGIVLTEYRGLTVKQLQELRRSLGEGASYAVAKNTLTKIAAREAGVELSEDLLTGPTAIAFIKGDVVEAAKGLRDFAKANTTLVIKGGFLDGKALDADEVKKLADLESREVLLAKLAGAMKGSLQNAVSLFNAPLAQTARLVAALEAKKAEEAPAADTADEAPAAETAPEVEASAETDSEG, from the coding sequence ATGGCAAACGCGGAGAAGGTCGCCGCCGTCGCCGAGCTCGCGCAGAGCCTGCGCGAGTCGGACGGCATCGTCCTCACCGAGTACCGCGGTCTCACCGTGAAGCAGCTGCAGGAACTGCGGCGCTCGCTCGGTGAGGGTGCGAGCTATGCCGTCGCCAAGAACACGCTGACCAAGATCGCGGCCCGCGAGGCCGGGGTCGAGCTGTCCGAGGACCTGCTGACGGGTCCGACCGCCATCGCCTTCATCAAGGGCGATGTCGTCGAGGCGGCGAAGGGTCTGCGTGACTTCGCGAAGGCCAACACCACCCTCGTCATCAAGGGAGGCTTCCTCGACGGGAAGGCTCTCGACGCCGACGAGGTCAAGAAGCTGGCGGACCTCGAGTCGCGCGAGGTCCTCCTCGCCAAGCTCGCGGGCGCGATGAAGGGCAGCCTTCAGAACGCCGTGTCGCTCTTCAACGCCCCCCTCGCCCAGACGGCCCGCCTCGTGGCGGCCCTCGAGGCGAAGAAGGCCGAGGAGGCGCCTGCCGCCGACACTGCCGACGAGGCCCCCGCGGCCGAGACGGCGCCCGAGGTCGAGGCTTCCGCCGAGACCGACTCCGAGGGCTGA
- the rplL gene encoding 50S ribosomal protein L7/L12: MAKLSTDELLDAFKELTLIELSEFVKAFEETFEVTAAAPVAVAAAGAPAAGGGAAEEAAEQDEFDVVLESAGDKKIQVIKEVRGLTSLGLKEAKDLVEGAPKPVLEKVNKETADKAKEALEAAGATVTLK, from the coding sequence ATGGCGAAGCTCAGCACCGACGAGCTGCTCGACGCATTCAAGGAACTGACCCTCATCGAGCTCTCCGAGTTCGTGAAGGCCTTCGAGGAGACCTTCGAGGTCACCGCTGCTGCCCCCGTGGCCGTGGCTGCTGCGGGCGCCCCCGCGGCCGGCGGCGGCGCCGCCGAGGAGGCTGCGGAGCAGGACGAGTTCGACGTCGTCCTCGAGTCGGCCGGCGACAAGAAGATCCAGGTCATCAAGGAGGTGCGCGGTCTCACGAGCCTCGGCCTGAAGGAGGCCAAGGACCTCGTCGAGGGCGCTCCGAAGCCCGTCCTGGAGAAGGTCAACAAGGAGACCGCCGACAAGGCCAAGGAGGCCCTCGAGGCCGCCGGCGCCACGGTCACGCTCAAGTGA
- a CDS encoding ABC transporter ATP-binding protein, which translates to MGVEVKVENLTKSFGSQLIWGDVSLTLPAGEISVMLGPSGTGKSVFLKSLIGLLKPDEGHIWIEGVDIATCKEKDLYEIRKLFGVLFQDGAMFGSMNLFDNCAFPLREHTRKSESEIRQIVMDKMDIVGLAGAEMKLPGEISGGMRKRAGLARALVLEPEILLIDEPDSGLDPVRTAYINQLFIDLNAQIDATFLIVTHDINSTRTVPDNIGLLYHKHLAMFGPREMLLSSTEPVVAQFLNAQRVGPIGMSEEKDAAELAAEAELDMPPLPPIPRQLEPSDGRPRAGQREPGAWCREHGITPPPGSFEENMSLAPGATA; encoded by the coding sequence GTGGGCGTCGAGGTCAAGGTCGAGAACCTGACGAAGAGCTTCGGGTCGCAGCTGATCTGGGGAGACGTCTCGTTGACGCTGCCCGCGGGTGAGATCTCGGTGATGCTGGGTCCGTCGGGTACGGGCAAGTCGGTGTTCCTGAAGTCGCTGATCGGTCTGCTGAAGCCCGACGAGGGCCACATCTGGATCGAGGGCGTCGACATCGCGACGTGCAAGGAGAAGGACCTCTACGAGATCCGCAAGCTGTTCGGCGTGCTGTTCCAGGACGGCGCCATGTTCGGCTCGATGAACCTCTTCGACAACTGCGCGTTCCCGCTGCGCGAGCACACCCGCAAGTCCGAGTCCGAGATCCGACAGATCGTCATGGACAAGATGGACATCGTGGGTCTGGCCGGCGCGGAGATGAAGCTGCCCGGCGAGATCTCCGGCGGCATGCGCAAGCGCGCCGGCCTGGCGCGCGCCCTCGTCCTGGAGCCGGAGATCCTGCTCATCGACGAGCCCGACTCCGGCCTCGACCCGGTGCGCACCGCCTACATCAACCAGCTCTTCATCGACCTGAACGCGCAGATCGACGCGACGTTCCTGATCGTCACGCACGACATCAACTCCACGCGCACCGTCCCGGACAACATCGGCCTGCTCTACCACAAGCACCTGGCGATGTTCGGCCCGCGCGAGATGCTCCTGTCCTCGACCGAGCCGGTCGTGGCGCAGTTCCTCAACGCCCAGCGCGTCGGCCCGATCGGCATGTCCGAGGAGAAGGACGCCGCCGAGCTGGCCGCGGAGGCCGAGCTCGACATGCCGCCCCTGCCGCCGATCCCGCGCCAGCTCGAGCCCTCCGACGGTCGTCCGCGGGCCGGGCAGCGCGAGCCGGGCGCCTGGTGCCGCGAGCACGGGATCACGCCGCCCCCCGGCTCCTTCGAGGAGAACATGAGCCTCGCGCCGGGTGCCACGGCGTGA
- a CDS encoding MlaE family ABC transporter permease: MLDVTVALFRRPFQLKEFLTQAWFIVTVTIVPTALVSIPFGAVIALQVGGLIKQFGAQSFTGSAAVLAVVREAGPIATALLIAGAAGSAIAADFGSRKIREELDAMMVLGIDPIQRLVVPRVLACMLIAVFLNGLVTIVGVAGGYVFNVVLQDGTPGAYLASFTALAQLPDIYQGMVKAVIFGYIAAIVASYKGMNAKGGPKGVGDAVNEAVVITFLLLFIVNFFVSAIYIQLVPPKGM; this comes from the coding sequence ATGCTCGACGTCACCGTCGCGCTGTTCCGGCGTCCGTTCCAGCTCAAGGAGTTCCTGACGCAGGCGTGGTTCATCGTCACCGTGACGATCGTGCCCACCGCCCTCGTCTCGATCCCCTTCGGCGCGGTCATCGCGCTGCAGGTCGGCGGCCTCATCAAGCAGTTCGGCGCCCAGTCGTTCACCGGCTCCGCGGCCGTGCTCGCGGTGGTGCGCGAGGCCGGCCCGATCGCCACGGCCCTGCTGATCGCGGGCGCCGCCGGCTCGGCCATCGCCGCCGACTTCGGCTCGCGCAAGATCCGCGAGGAGCTCGACGCGATGATGGTGCTGGGCATCGACCCGATCCAGCGCCTCGTCGTGCCGCGCGTGCTCGCCTGCATGCTCATCGCCGTCTTCCTGAACGGGTTGGTGACCATCGTCGGCGTGGCGGGCGGCTACGTCTTCAACGTCGTCCTGCAGGACGGCACACCAGGGGCGTACCTGGCGTCGTTCACGGCACTCGCGCAGCTGCCCGACATCTACCAAGGCATGGTCAAGGCCGTCATCTTCGGCTACATCGCCGCGATCGTGGCCTCCTACAAGGGCATGAACGCCAAGGGCGGGCCGAAGGGCGTGGGCGACGCGGTGAACGAGGCCGTGGTGATCACGTTCCTCCTGCTGTTCATCGTGAACTTCTTCGTCTCGGCCATCTACATCCAGCTCGTGCCGCCGAAGGGGATGTGA
- a CDS encoding MlaE family ABC transporter permease, with the protein MATKVSALYERPAAALEGMGTQLLFYLRVLRAVPFTIKNYSREILRLLAEVTLGSGALAVIGGTVGVIVAMCFFTGTEVGIQGFAALDQLGTSALSGFVSAYFNTREIAPIVAGIALAATVGCGFTAQLGAMRISEEVDALEVMAVPSMQFLVTTRVLAGLIAVIPLYVVGLLSSYFATRLTITQFLGQSTGTYDHYFQTFLPPGDVLWSFGKVLIFAVVVILIHCYYGYYASGGPAGVGVAVGRAVRTSIVAVNVVDLLASMAIWGTTVTVRLAG; encoded by the coding sequence ATGGCGACCAAGGTCAGCGCGCTCTACGAGCGCCCCGCAGCCGCCCTGGAGGGCATGGGCACGCAGCTGCTCTTCTACCTGCGCGTCCTGCGCGCGGTGCCGTTCACCATCAAGAACTACAGCCGCGAGATCCTGCGGCTGCTCGCCGAAGTCACGCTCGGCTCCGGCGCGCTCGCCGTCATCGGCGGCACCGTCGGCGTCATCGTGGCCATGTGCTTCTTCACCGGTACCGAGGTCGGCATCCAGGGCTTCGCCGCGCTCGACCAGCTCGGCACGTCGGCCCTGTCCGGCTTCGTCTCGGCCTACTTCAACACCCGCGAGATCGCGCCGATCGTGGCCGGCATCGCCCTGGCCGCGACCGTCGGCTGCGGCTTCACCGCCCAGCTGGGCGCCATGCGGATCTCCGAGGAGGTCGACGCGCTCGAGGTCATGGCCGTGCCGTCGATGCAGTTCCTCGTCACGACCCGCGTGCTCGCCGGCCTCATCGCCGTCATCCCGCTGTACGTGGTCGGCCTGCTGTCCTCCTACTTCGCGACCCGGCTGACCATCACCCAGTTCCTGGGCCAGAGCACCGGCACCTACGACCACTACTTCCAGACGTTCCTGCCCCCGGGCGACGTGCTGTGGTCCTTCGGCAAGGTGCTGATCTTCGCCGTCGTCGTCATCCTCATCCACTGCTACTACGGCTACTACGCCTCCGGCGGCCCCGCCGGCGTCGGCGTGGCCGTGGGGCGCGCCGTCCGAACCTCGATCGTCGCGGTCAACGTCGTCGACCTGCTCGCCTCCATGGCGATCTGGGGCACGACCGTCACCGTCAGATTGGCGGGTTGA
- a CDS encoding MCE family protein: MAATPLAERPTSLKLLGAALVAIMLFFIWLTFAFFSKTFVAYDDVTVDTGTAGLNLPENADVKLRGMIVGEVRKVEPHDGGVRIVLGMKPDLIDEVPADVTAEIVPKTLFGEKYIALIPADDAGPEKLKAGDMIARAEVPIEVEQLLNDLYPLLQAVEPAELSSTLTAVSQALEGRGEKLGQTLVQANEYLTALNPDVPTLVTDLTKLGTVSDGYAAQMPTLGRLLRNTVVTGNTVVAKRTQLAAFYNEGTRLANTLTDFTKANGDNLEVLAKQNRVILGVTAEYASSFPCFTGGMATVLPKLNSVLRNNTVHIDLETLPQQPTYFGFDENARIPSNRQIEQAPQADPSKVEYIDAPDKKRGKLPNTIGAVCEDLKIFKQNADDPSKWPYSKSDPFEVSPEVFKLIGVRNSHNGKFGTDADYQRAAVSSLDAAGFFNPSLADTDTPQQRAEVRSLAAAMAGVDEDQVPDAASLLLSPILRGTEVKAP, translated from the coding sequence ATGGCTGCCACACCCCTCGCCGAGCGCCCCACCAGCCTCAAGCTCCTCGGAGCCGCGCTGGTCGCGATCATGCTGTTCTTCATCTGGCTGACGTTCGCGTTCTTCTCCAAGACCTTCGTGGCCTACGACGACGTCACCGTCGACACCGGCACCGCCGGCCTCAACCTGCCCGAGAACGCCGACGTGAAGCTGCGCGGCATGATCGTCGGCGAGGTGCGCAAGGTCGAGCCGCACGACGGCGGGGTGCGCATCGTGCTCGGCATGAAGCCCGACCTCATCGACGAGGTGCCGGCCGACGTCACGGCCGAGATCGTCCCGAAGACGCTGTTCGGTGAGAAGTACATCGCCCTCATCCCCGCCGACGACGCCGGGCCGGAGAAGCTGAAGGCCGGCGACATGATCGCGCGGGCCGAGGTGCCGATCGAGGTCGAGCAGCTCCTCAACGACCTCTACCCGCTGCTGCAGGCCGTCGAGCCCGCCGAGCTGTCCTCGACGCTGACCGCGGTGTCGCAGGCGCTCGAGGGTCGCGGCGAGAAGCTCGGCCAGACGCTGGTCCAGGCCAACGAGTACCTGACCGCCCTCAACCCCGACGTCCCGACGCTCGTCACGGACCTCACCAAGCTCGGCACGGTCTCCGACGGCTACGCCGCGCAGATGCCGACCCTCGGCCGGCTGCTGCGCAACACGGTCGTCACCGGCAACACGGTGGTCGCCAAGCGCACCCAGCTCGCGGCGTTCTACAACGAGGGCACGCGCCTGGCGAACACCCTGACCGACTTCACGAAGGCCAACGGCGACAACCTCGAGGTCCTGGCCAAGCAGAACCGCGTCATCCTCGGCGTCACCGCCGAGTACGCGAGCAGCTTCCCGTGCTTCACCGGCGGCATGGCCACCGTGCTGCCGAAGCTGAACAGCGTGCTGCGCAACAACACGGTGCACATCGACCTCGAGACGCTGCCGCAGCAGCCGACGTACTTCGGCTTCGACGAGAACGCCCGCATCCCCAGCAACCGGCAGATCGAGCAGGCCCCGCAGGCCGACCCGAGCAAGGTCGAGTACATCGACGCGCCCGACAAGAAGCGCGGCAAGCTGCCCAACACGATCGGCGCCGTCTGCGAGGACCTCAAGATCTTCAAGCAGAACGCCGACGACCCGTCGAAGTGGCCCTACAGCAAGTCCGACCCGTTCGAGGTCTCCCCGGAGGTGTTCAAGCTGATCGGCGTGCGGAACAGCCACAACGGCAAGTTCGGCACCGATGCCGACTACCAGCGTGCCGCCGTGTCGAGCCTGGACGCGGCAGGCTTCTTCAACCCCAGCCTCGCCGACACCGACACGCCCCAGCAGCGGGCCGAGGTGCGCAGCCTCGCCGCCGCGATGGCCGGCGTCGACGAGGACCAGGTCCCCGACGCCGCCTCGCTGCTGCTCAGCCCCATCCTGCGAGGCACGGAGGTGAAGGCGCCGTGA
- a CDS encoding MCE family protein yields the protein MSRMLDKESISAIVKLAVFFVVTGTATAMLMLTLSNGSLGASNEYKAVFSDVTGVAKGDDVRIAGVSVGSIKSVKIHDTDEAIVTFSVRSTTPLTKDTIAQLRFRNLVGQRYLALFQGGDGDTSRLAPGSTIPQDRTEEALDLNVLLNGFKPVFQALSPEDTNKFAFEIVQTLQGESGNVQNLLARTASLTSTLADRDQLIGDVVVNLSDVLDTIGSRDQQLTATIDTLQQFITGLKGDREAILGSLDSISDLTTETSNLLVEGRPDLTADVKQLRRLTGNLSKKRNLDTLESALQILPIKMEKLGNLASNGSLFNFYVCELNVDVSQLTGTPLDGLLDGLLKQLGSLKAGGDRCRTGGNEYGKAAS from the coding sequence ATGAGCAGGATGCTCGACAAGGAGTCGATCAGCGCGATCGTCAAGCTCGCGGTGTTCTTCGTCGTCACCGGCACCGCCACCGCCATGCTCATGCTCACGCTGAGCAACGGCAGCCTCGGTGCCAGCAACGAGTACAAGGCCGTCTTCTCCGACGTCACCGGCGTCGCGAAGGGCGACGACGTGCGCATCGCGGGCGTCTCGGTCGGTTCGATCAAGTCGGTGAAGATCCACGACACCGACGAGGCCATCGTGACCTTCTCGGTGCGCTCGACCACGCCGCTGACGAAGGACACGATCGCCCAGCTGCGCTTCCGCAACCTCGTCGGCCAGCGCTACCTGGCGCTGTTCCAGGGCGGCGACGGCGACACGTCACGGCTCGCGCCCGGGTCGACGATCCCGCAGGACCGCACGGAGGAGGCGCTCGACCTCAACGTGCTGCTCAACGGGTTCAAGCCGGTCTTCCAGGCGCTCTCGCCGGAGGACACCAACAAGTTCGCCTTCGAGATCGTGCAGACCCTGCAGGGCGAGTCCGGCAACGTGCAGAACCTGCTGGCGCGCACCGCGTCGCTCACCAGCACGCTCGCCGACCGCGACCAGCTGATCGGCGACGTCGTCGTGAACCTCTCCGACGTGCTCGACACGATCGGCAGCCGTGACCAGCAGCTGACGGCGACCATCGACACGCTGCAGCAGTTCATCACCGGGCTCAAGGGCGACCGCGAGGCCATCCTCGGCTCGCTCGACTCGATCTCCGACCTCACGACCGAGACCTCGAACCTGCTCGTCGAGGGCCGCCCCGACCTGACGGCCGACGTCAAGCAGCTGCGACGACTGACCGGCAACCTGTCGAAGAAGCGCAACCTCGACACCCTCGAGTCGGCGCTGCAGATCCTGCCGATCAAGATGGAGAAGCTCGGCAACCTGGCGTCGAACGGCAGCCTGTTCAACTTCTACGTCTGCGAGCTCAACGTCGACGTCAGCCAGCTCACCGGCACGCCGCTCGACGGCCTGCTCGACGGTCTCCTGAAGCAGCTCGGCTCGCTCAAGGCCGGTGGCGACCGCTGCCGCACCGGCGGCAACGAGTACGGGAAGGCCGCGTCATGA
- a CDS encoding MCE family protein, whose amino-acid sequence MKPFRERNPVIIGFIGFAVIAMLLVAAFRADRLPIIGAGDTYHAEFAEIGGLKSGNEVRVAGVPVGKVRDIELDGNKVKVTFKVDKGTRLGRETAAEIRIRTLLGAQFLALQPSGSGRLEKGGTIPESRTTPPYDVVQAFSDLSTTTEALDVDQISQALETLSDVAAQTPEEFRGAIRGVSDLSRNLAARDEQINTLLKNLKKVTGVINARDDQLVALVKDSSVLFDAISARREAIHRLLVSTQEISAQLTGLVKDTEADLQPALRQLRTVTTMLARNEQSLDRALTVMPGFLRVFANALGNGPWFDTYVKIGGAG is encoded by the coding sequence ATGAAGCCGTTCCGCGAGCGCAACCCTGTCATCATCGGCTTCATCGGCTTCGCCGTGATCGCCATGCTGCTGGTGGCCGCCTTCCGTGCCGACCGGCTGCCGATCATCGGCGCGGGCGACACCTACCACGCCGAGTTCGCCGAGATCGGTGGCCTGAAGTCCGGCAACGAGGTCCGCGTCGCGGGCGTCCCCGTCGGCAAGGTCCGCGACATCGAGCTCGACGGCAACAAGGTCAAGGTGACGTTCAAGGTCGACAAGGGCACCCGCCTCGGCCGCGAGACCGCCGCCGAGATCCGCATCCGCACGCTGCTCGGTGCACAGTTCCTGGCGCTGCAGCCGTCGGGCTCGGGTCGCCTCGAGAAGGGCGGCACGATCCCGGAGTCGCGCACCACGCCACCCTACGACGTCGTGCAGGCGTTCTCCGACCTCAGCACCACCACCGAGGCGCTCGACGTCGACCAGATCTCCCAGGCGCTGGAGACCCTCTCCGACGTCGCCGCGCAGACGCCGGAGGAGTTCCGTGGGGCCATCCGCGGCGTCTCCGACCTCTCCCGCAACCTCGCGGCGCGCGATGAGCAGATCAACACCCTGCTGAAGAACCTCAAGAAGGTCACCGGCGTCATCAACGCCCGCGACGACCAGCTCGTGGCGCTCGTCAAGGACTCCTCGGTGCTCTTCGACGCGATCAGCGCCCGGCGCGAGGCGATCCACCGCCTCCTCGTCTCGACGCAGGAGATCTCCGCCCAGCTGACCGGTCTGGTCAAGGACACGGAGGCCGACCTGCAGCCGGCGTTGCGCCAGCTGCGCACCGTCACCACCATGCTGGCGCGCAACGAGCAGAGCCTCGACCGGGCGCTCACCGTGATGCCCGGCTTCCTGCGGGTCTTCGCCAACGCGCTCGGCAACGGGCCCTGGTTCGACACGTACGTCAAGATCGGAGGGGCAGGATGA
- a CDS encoding MCE family protein, producing MSRLAGAARILTVLVALVLVVGLVIVFGQRDAKKTITVDFTQTNSLYEGSDVRILGVAVGTVDRLVPRGKTVRATISYDASVKLPDDVKAVVVSPSIVGDRFVQLAPAYDGGAVLKDGARLGVSRTAVPVELDQVYKSLDDLSVALGPDGANRNGAVSDLVRDTAKQLDGQGAQVNETLRNFGKLSQTLSDNKDELFGSMREVDQFVQLLQTNDQSVRDFFDSTAQVSTVLAGEREDLQATIKALGDALVEVRRLVRENRSELRGNVKQLATVARVLGDHQKDLEQFTISAPTALSNVALAYNGNTGTLDNHADVLQLLLGAVEDPGDLLCNISENLPIDVKEPCDVLGGVLDDLLKPITGGLPLPRAAVANAPSPDRTDTSLSQMLGVER from the coding sequence ATGAGCAGGCTCGCCGGTGCCGCACGCATCCTCACGGTGCTCGTCGCCCTCGTGCTCGTCGTCGGACTCGTGATCGTCTTCGGGCAGCGCGACGCGAAGAAGACCATCACCGTCGACTTCACCCAGACCAACTCCCTGTACGAGGGCTCCGACGTCCGGATCCTCGGCGTGGCCGTCGGCACCGTCGACCGGCTCGTGCCCCGCGGCAAGACGGTGCGCGCGACCATCTCCTACGACGCCTCGGTCAAGCTGCCCGACGACGTGAAGGCCGTCGTGGTCTCCCCGTCGATCGTCGGCGACCGGTTCGTCCAGCTCGCCCCGGCCTACGACGGGGGAGCGGTCCTCAAGGACGGCGCGCGCCTCGGCGTGAGCCGGACGGCCGTCCCGGTCGAGCTCGACCAGGTCTACAAGTCCCTCGACGACCTCTCGGTGGCGCTCGGCCCAGACGGCGCCAACCGCAACGGCGCCGTCAGCGACCTCGTCCGCGACACCGCGAAGCAGCTCGACGGCCAGGGTGCCCAGGTCAACGAGACGCTGCGCAACTTCGGCAAGCTCAGTCAGACGCTCTCCGACAACAAGGACGAGCTGTTCGGCAGCATGCGCGAGGTCGACCAGTTCGTGCAGCTCCTGCAGACCAACGACCAGTCGGTGCGCGACTTCTTCGACAGCACCGCCCAGGTCTCGACCGTCCTGGCGGGCGAGCGCGAGGACCTGCAGGCCACCATCAAGGCCCTCGGCGATGCGCTGGTCGAGGTCCGCCGACTGGTGCGCGAGAACCGCTCGGAGCTGCGCGGCAACGTCAAGCAGCTGGCGACGGTCGCGCGCGTGCTCGGCGACCACCAGAAGGACCTCGAGCAGTTCACGATCAGCGCGCCGACGGCCCTGTCGAACGTCGCCCTCGCCTACAACGGCAACACGGGCACGCTCGACAACCACGCCGACGTGCTCCAGCTGCTGCTGGGTGCCGTGGAGGACCCGGGCGACCTGCTGTGCAACATCAGCGAGAACCTGCCGATCGACGTCAAGGAGCCGTGCGACGTCCTCGGCGGCGTGCTCGACGACCTCCTCAAGCCGATCACCGGCGGACTGCCGCTGCCGCGCGCGGCCGTGGCCAACGCGCCGTCGCCGGACCGCACCGACACGTCGCTGTCGCAGATGCTGGGGGTGGAGCGATGA
- a CDS encoding MCE family protein: protein MSLRRRGLRAAAVTAGSAVLLSGCGFSPYELPLPGGADLGSDPYTVTVQFRDVLDLVPQSAVRVNDIAVGKVTKIRLDGWTATATLEINRDVELPDNAEAQIRQTSLLGEKFVSLAPPSTGGEGRLGNGDRIPLDRSGRNPDIEEVLGAASLLFNGGGLEKTNTIVKELNKTLDGNEPEVKQLLQSTTTFIGQLDENKGEILTALEKVDNLAKATKAQEGAITQALDELPEALRTLDAQRDDLVGLLQSLDRLSDTATGVIRRSKDDTLAVLRDLEPTLRELANAGDDLATASQLIFTYPFTDAIAGGSPARASSPCTAYDPAVPATQNKALLRKQVAEGACYGDFMNLDINLSLNTGQLTNLVEGLLSLGNTIGSAKPTGSSAPASGGSGSGAAGAPANQLVELVEGLTSQGDTGLPSLPGTSDGTGSQPSPSASPSPSASTSSRGGSSSGGGGGICSLLGNCRVTTTSELMATQTEDVARLVLGPVVQR from the coding sequence ATGAGCCTGCGCCGACGCGGCCTGCGGGCCGCCGCCGTGACCGCCGGGAGCGCCGTGCTCCTGTCGGGCTGCGGCTTCTCGCCCTACGAGCTGCCGCTGCCCGGTGGCGCGGACCTCGGGTCCGACCCGTACACCGTGACCGTCCAGTTCCGCGACGTCCTCGACCTCGTGCCGCAGAGCGCCGTGCGGGTCAACGACATCGCGGTCGGCAAGGTCACCAAGATCCGGCTCGACGGCTGGACGGCCACCGCGACCCTCGAGATCAACCGCGACGTCGAGCTGCCCGACAACGCCGAGGCGCAGATCCGCCAGACCAGCCTGCTGGGCGAGAAGTTCGTGTCGCTGGCTCCGCCGTCCACGGGGGGCGAGGGCAGGCTCGGCAACGGCGACCGCATCCCGCTCGACCGCTCGGGGCGCAACCCCGACATCGAGGAGGTGCTCGGCGCGGCCTCGCTGCTCTTCAACGGCGGTGGCCTCGAGAAGACGAACACGATCGTCAAGGAGCTCAACAAGACGCTCGACGGCAACGAGCCCGAGGTCAAGCAGCTGCTGCAGAGCACCACGACCTTCATCGGGCAGCTCGACGAGAACAAGGGCGAGATCCTGACCGCCCTGGAGAAGGTCGACAACCTGGCCAAGGCGACCAAGGCGCAGGAGGGCGCGATCACCCAGGCGCTCGACGAGCTGCCCGAGGCGCTGCGCACCCTCGACGCGCAGCGTGACGACCTCGTCGGCCTGCTGCAGTCCCTGGACCGGCTGAGCGACACCGCGACGGGCGTCATCCGACGCTCCAAGGACGACACGCTGGCCGTGCTGCGCGACCTCGAGCCCACGTTGCGTGAGCTCGCGAACGCCGGCGACGACCTCGCCACGGCGAGCCAGCTGATCTTCACCTACCCGTTCACCGACGCGATCGCCGGCGGGTCGCCGGCGCGTGCCAGCAGCCCCTGCACGGCCTACGACCCCGCGGTCCCGGCCACGCAGAACAAGGCGCTGCTGCGCAAGCAGGTCGCCGAGGGCGCCTGCTACGGCGACTTCATGAACCTCGACATCAACCTGTCGCTGAACACCGGGCAGCTCACGAACCTCGTGGAGGGCCTGCTGTCGCTCGGCAACACGATCGGCTCGGCGAAGCCCACGGGCTCCTCGGCGCCCGCCTCGGGCGGGTCGGGCTCCGGCGCGGCCGGCGCTCCCGCCAACCAGCTCGTCGAGCTGGTCGAGGGCCTGACCAGCCAGGGCGACACCGGCCTGCCGTCGCTGCCGGGCACCTCCGACGGCACCGGCTCACAGCCGTCGCCGTCGGCCAGCCCGTCGCCGTCGGCGTCCACGTCGTCCCGCGGCGGCTCGTCCTCCGGCGGTGGAGGCGGTATCTGTTCCCTGCTCGGCAACTGCCGGGTCACGACGACGAGTGAGCTCATGGCCACGCAGACCGAGGACGTCGCGCGGCTGGTGCTCGGACCGGTGGTGCAGCGATGA